A portion of the Acidobacteriaceae bacterium genome contains these proteins:
- a CDS encoding glycosyl hydrolase family 18 protein has product MNFFCKTLAAFAVGAASLGAAAQAVPRPLVIAYVRGPNHTLQPGEVDPTKITRVHYAFLHTKDGGIALAGSDDANLKYLVGLKNKVKSFQVLISVGGGGDSGDFSDIALTDESRAKFNASCIEVLENYGLDGVDVDWEYPAAPRADKRSRAIDKQNYTLLLHDMRQALDLESKKLHKPLYLSSATNGKRFFLRNTEMGEAAKYLDTVALMGYDVFGPNGTTTGHHSPLFTSPASPAPVSDDQFIRDYEAAGVPAAKIVLGAPFYGYIWTDVPAAQHGLFQTVTPRHAKDITFRIIATTYLTPNSGFVRYWDDKAEVPFLYNETTKEWISYEDARSIEKKAAYTREHGLAGMMFWDLGGDSDNTLLNAIEKGLGLTTQ; this is encoded by the coding sequence ATGAACTTCTTCTGCAAGACGCTGGCGGCTTTTGCCGTCGGCGCAGCTAGCCTTGGCGCTGCGGCACAGGCCGTGCCTCGTCCTCTCGTCATCGCATATGTTCGCGGACCAAACCACACACTGCAACCAGGTGAAGTCGACCCCACAAAGATCACGCGCGTTCATTACGCCTTCCTCCACACCAAAGATGGCGGCATCGCACTTGCGGGCTCAGACGACGCGAACTTGAAGTATCTCGTTGGCCTGAAGAATAAGGTGAAGAGCTTTCAGGTGCTGATCTCCGTTGGTGGTGGTGGAGATTCGGGTGACTTCTCTGACATCGCTCTGACAGATGAGTCGCGTGCGAAGTTCAATGCCAGTTGTATCGAAGTCCTCGAGAACTACGGCCTCGATGGTGTCGACGTCGACTGGGAGTACCCTGCCGCACCTCGTGCAGACAAGCGTTCACGCGCCATCGACAAGCAGAACTACACGTTGCTGCTTCACGACATGCGCCAGGCGTTGGACCTGGAGTCGAAGAAGCTGCATAAGCCGCTCTATCTATCCTCGGCAACCAACGGCAAGCGATTCTTCCTGCGCAACACCGAGATGGGTGAGGCCGCGAAGTACCTCGATACCGTTGCGCTGATGGGTTACGACGTCTTCGGACCCAACGGCACGACGACGGGACATCACTCCCCGCTGTTCACGAGCCCAGCCTCCCCGGCTCCTGTTTCGGACGATCAGTTCATCCGTGACTACGAAGCCGCAGGCGTTCCCGCCGCGAAGATCGTGCTCGGTGCACCGTTCTATGGCTACATTTGGACCGATGTTCCTGCTGCGCAGCATGGGCTCTTCCAGACAGTGACACCGCGACACGCTAAGGACATCACCTTTCGCATCATCGCCACCACATACCTCACACCGAACTCTGGCTTTGTGCGCTACTGGGATGACAAAGCAGAGGTGCCTTTTCTGTACAACGAAACGACCAAAGAATGGATCAGCTACGAAGATGCCCGGTCGATCGAAAAGAAGGCTGCGTATACGCGTGAGCATGGTCTTGCCGGCATGATGTTCTGGGACCTCGGCGGTGATTCGGACAACACGCTACTCAACGCTATCGAGAAGGGTCTCGGCCTGACAACGCAATAA
- a CDS encoding family 20 glycosylhydrolase, with product MSRVFGISMNSCLCGLVFGAAAFVSSAAGAQSSMAPLPLVPLPRSVQTIAGECRILAGAAVSYPKDDPGARFAAEHLAGLMKRTKGVALTPELAATGKGHIVLERTVDSKEGEGYELDVRPEGVTIRAATDAGLYYGTVTLWQLLEAAPLQTGGLNLHAVKIVDAPQMRWRGIMIDSARHMQSIEFLHQLVDWMSLEKLNTLHWHLTDDQAWRLEIKRYPRLTSVGGWRDLPSQEGQINPKTGKPYPKYGGYYTQAQVREFVAYAAKRNVMIVPEIEMPGHATAPIAAYPEFGSSTTAPAAAANHFGVFPNLYSPTANTFTFLQNVLTEVMELFPSPYIHVGGDEAIKNQWKSSPEIQSQMKSLGIANEDQLQSYFIKQVDTFLSAHGRRTLGWDEILDGGLAQNAAVMSWHGVKGGIEAAKQGHDAVLTPARPLYFNYRQTDAVAEAPGRFAMNTLADVYKFDPEPATLTAAQREHILGVQANVWTEYLITDNRVAWMIFPRSAALAEIGWTPAAQRDWGNFVERMPEELGRYKELGIPFDPLAFRPQSTETLVTDAPRRVEVALASQVSAGTLRYTENGGAVTASSPEYKAPLELQMPVRLRAAMFVGAAMVPGSEMDRELTQETVRRKYSQQMKQCVTDPVIAMEQDPAHGDRPVMVANYRNPCWIEHAALLDGVSSLTLEMVPLPWVFEDGAHKTPSLAPAKTAGGEVEVHLDSCKGQTIATLPLPQHPGKQGAVVLKAGLPAIQGAHDLCFQVARPQLDPLWTLNWAQTNVHSAK from the coding sequence ATGAGTCGTGTTTTCGGTATATCGATGAACTCCTGCCTGTGCGGCCTTGTGTTTGGCGCTGCGGCCTTCGTTAGCTCTGCAGCCGGAGCCCAAAGCTCGATGGCCCCGCTTCCGCTTGTGCCTCTGCCGCGTAGCGTCCAAACAATAGCAGGGGAGTGTCGGATTCTTGCTGGCGCTGCGGTCTCTTATCCGAAGGATGATCCCGGCGCACGGTTTGCTGCGGAGCATCTGGCAGGGCTAATGAAGCGGACAAAAGGAGTGGCGTTGACGCCGGAGTTGGCAGCGACGGGCAAGGGGCACATCGTTCTTGAGCGCACAGTCGACAGCAAGGAAGGCGAGGGCTATGAGCTTGACGTGAGGCCGGAAGGCGTTACGATCCGAGCCGCGACTGACGCGGGATTGTACTACGGAACGGTCACGTTGTGGCAGTTGCTGGAAGCTGCGCCGTTGCAGACGGGTGGGCTGAATCTTCACGCGGTGAAGATTGTTGACGCTCCGCAGATGCGCTGGCGCGGCATCATGATCGATTCTGCCCGGCACATGCAGTCAATTGAGTTCCTTCATCAGTTAGTCGATTGGATGTCGCTTGAGAAGCTGAACACGCTGCACTGGCATCTGACGGACGACCAGGCGTGGAGGCTCGAAATCAAGCGTTACCCCAGGCTTACGTCTGTTGGCGGATGGCGCGATCTGCCAAGTCAGGAAGGGCAGATCAATCCGAAGACCGGTAAGCCTTATCCAAAGTATGGCGGATACTACACGCAGGCTCAGGTGCGGGAGTTCGTAGCGTATGCGGCGAAGCGCAACGTGATGATTGTGCCGGAGATTGAAATGCCGGGCCATGCCACGGCGCCGATCGCAGCTTATCCAGAGTTTGGTTCGTCCACGACTGCGCCAGCAGCGGCGGCAAATCACTTTGGTGTCTTCCCAAATCTCTACAGTCCCACGGCGAATACCTTCACCTTTCTGCAAAATGTTCTGACCGAAGTGATGGAGTTATTCCCCAGCCCCTACATCCACGTTGGTGGAGATGAGGCGATCAAGAACCAGTGGAAGTCATCCCCTGAGATTCAGTCGCAGATGAAGTCTCTGGGGATTGCGAATGAAGACCAGTTGCAGAGCTACTTCATCAAGCAGGTCGATACATTTCTTTCAGCGCATGGCCGCCGCACGCTGGGCTGGGACGAGATTCTCGATGGTGGGCTTGCACAGAACGCTGCAGTGATGTCGTGGCATGGCGTGAAAGGGGGCATCGAGGCTGCCAAACAAGGCCACGATGCGGTGTTGACTCCTGCTCGGCCGCTGTACTTCAACTATCGTCAGACGGATGCTGTGGCAGAAGCGCCCGGACGCTTCGCGATGAACACGCTTGCGGACGTTTACAAGTTTGACCCCGAGCCTGCGACGCTTACGGCGGCGCAGCGTGAACATATTCTGGGCGTGCAAGCCAACGTCTGGACGGAGTATCTCATCACGGACAATCGCGTGGCCTGGATGATCTTTCCTCGTTCTGCAGCGCTGGCAGAGATTGGATGGACGCCTGCGGCACAGCGCGACTGGGGGAACTTCGTAGAGCGGATGCCAGAGGAGCTGGGGCGCTACAAGGAGCTTGGTATTCCGTTTGATCCGCTGGCGTTCCGTCCGCAGAGCACGGAGACATTGGTGACTGATGCTCCACGCCGCGTCGAGGTCGCGTTGGCTAGTCAGGTGTCGGCAGGAACACTTCGTTACACAGAAAATGGCGGCGCTGTAACGGCCTCTTCGCCGGAGTACAAAGCTCCGCTGGAGCTGCAAATGCCCGTACGGCTGCGTGCGGCGATGTTTGTGGGAGCCGCGATGGTTCCTGGCAGTGAGATGGACCGGGAGCTCACGCAGGAGACCGTTCGCCGTAAGTACAGCCAGCAGATGAAGCAGTGCGTGACGGATCCGGTGATCGCGATGGAGCAGGACCCCGCGCACGGCGATCGTCCGGTAATGGTTGCAAACTATCGCAACCCTTGCTGGATTGAGCATGCAGCGCTGCTGGATGGGGTCAGCTCGCTGACGCTTGAGATGGTGCCTCTGCCGTGGGTCTTTGAAGACGGTGCGCACAAGACACCGTCACTTGCGCCGGCCAAGACCGCTGGCGGCGAGGTGGAAGTTCATCTTGATAGTTGCAAAGGGCAGACGATTGCCACACTTCCTTTGCCGCAGCATCCTGGAAAGCAGGGCGCTGTGGTGTTGAAGGCTGGTTTGCCTGCAATCCAGGGCGCGCACGATCTTTGTTTCCAGGTAGCACGACCGCAACTCGATCCGTTGTGGACCCTGAACTGGGCGCAGACGAATGTACATTCGGCAAAGTAG
- a CDS encoding GntR family transcriptional regulator, which translates to MSTLDRRPSILRPSLANQAYTEIRDRILKGEIGLGETISRRGLAADLGMSFIPVSEAMQRLEAEGMLESLPRIGTRVRIPSANDVRDRYIIREALEVQSARLFCERASAMEREELSSMARKLDAMDQQSETEQFEFQTLHVRFHMRLAECTGCAPLYELLEKNQVLIFNWLFDVAADSQMPTNWHSDLIDIINGGDPDKAALAMGTHIRTGMSEIQSSIAERFGNNLSWMQRRSETPKKSDDQQAASPRRSRSLAI; encoded by the coding sequence ATGAGCACCCTCGATCGCAGGCCATCCATATTGCGCCCCTCCCTCGCCAACCAGGCGTATACGGAGATTCGCGACCGTATCCTCAAAGGGGAAATCGGGCTCGGCGAAACCATCTCTCGTCGCGGTCTCGCGGCAGACCTCGGCATGAGCTTCATCCCTGTCTCTGAAGCAATGCAACGGCTGGAAGCCGAAGGGATGCTCGAAAGCCTGCCACGTATTGGCACCCGCGTGCGCATCCCCAGCGCCAACGACGTGCGCGACCGTTACATCATTCGCGAAGCGCTAGAAGTTCAGTCAGCCCGGCTTTTCTGTGAGCGTGCTTCCGCGATGGAGCGTGAGGAGCTTTCCTCGATGGCTCGCAAGCTCGATGCCATGGACCAACAGAGTGAGACCGAGCAGTTCGAGTTTCAAACGCTCCACGTCCGCTTCCACATGCGGCTAGCAGAGTGCACAGGGTGCGCGCCTCTTTATGAGCTTCTGGAAAAAAATCAAGTGCTCATCTTCAACTGGCTCTTTGACGTAGCAGCCGACTCGCAGATGCCAACCAACTGGCACAGCGACCTCATCGACATCATCAACGGCGGCGATCCGGATAAAGCAGCCCTGGCAATGGGCACTCATATTCGTACCGGCATGTCAGAGATCCAGAGCAGCATCGCCGAACGCTTCGGCAACAACCTCTCCTGGATGCAGCGCCGTTCCGAAACCCCGAAGAAGTCTGACGACCAACAAGCTGCGAGCCCACGACGCTCGCGCTCACTGGCGATCTAG
- a CDS encoding amidohydrolase family protein: MTTVRGRDPRSGHSIAVTMSEGRITNIAPAHEETSTWVSAGLVDLQVNGYAGFDLNAESLTVESVHALSVALARVGVTSFLATLITQSEKRLLAAMRTIAAARQRYAMVRHALVGIHVEGPHISPEEGARGAHPREHVRQPSLQEFDRWQSNCSGIVRLVTLSPHFENAPEYIAALSERGVLVSIGHTHATPEQIQAAVNAGATLSTHLGNGIASTLPRHPNQLWTQLAEDRLTAMVIADGHHLPDDVLRVFLRAKGLERIVLVSDTAALGGCKPGRYQQPIGGEVELLPNGRLQLSGTPYLAGAALPLKDGIDHLVRNLNVSLADALSFATARPGHLLVDRGVLEVGAPADLILFTFGPASGFAVESTYVFGELIS, translated from the coding sequence ATGACGACCGTACGCGGACGCGACCCACGAAGCGGCCACTCTATCGCTGTAACGATGAGTGAAGGACGCATCACGAACATTGCGCCCGCGCACGAGGAGACATCGACCTGGGTCAGTGCGGGACTCGTCGATCTACAGGTAAACGGCTACGCAGGTTTTGACCTGAACGCAGAGAGCCTAACCGTCGAGTCCGTCCACGCTCTCTCTGTTGCACTTGCACGCGTGGGAGTCACCAGCTTTCTCGCGACGCTGATCACGCAATCAGAAAAACGCCTGCTCGCCGCCATGCGAACGATCGCGGCCGCGCGCCAACGGTACGCTATGGTGCGCCACGCTCTTGTAGGCATTCACGTTGAAGGGCCGCACATTTCTCCTGAAGAGGGTGCACGGGGAGCGCATCCCCGCGAACATGTACGCCAACCGTCCCTGCAGGAGTTTGATCGCTGGCAGAGCAACTGCAGCGGCATCGTTCGCCTGGTCACGCTTTCCCCGCACTTTGAGAACGCTCCTGAGTACATTGCGGCTCTATCTGAGCGTGGCGTTCTCGTCTCGATTGGTCATACACACGCGACACCGGAGCAGATTCAAGCCGCCGTCAATGCCGGAGCCACTCTCTCCACCCACCTCGGCAACGGCATCGCATCGACGCTGCCAAGGCACCCGAACCAGCTCTGGACACAGCTTGCCGAGGATCGGTTAACCGCGATGGTCATCGCCGACGGGCACCATCTCCCCGATGATGTCCTGCGCGTCTTTCTGCGTGCGAAGGGGCTTGAGCGCATCGTCCTCGTCTCCGATACAGCTGCTCTCGGCGGCTGCAAACCAGGACGGTATCAGCAACCTATTGGTGGCGAGGTAGAGCTACTCCCCAATGGCCGACTTCAACTTTCTGGCACGCCTTATCTTGCGGGGGCTGCTCTTCCGCTCAAGGATGGCATAGACCATCTCGTGCGTAACCTCAACGTCTCCCTGGCCGATGCGCTCTCCTTCGCAACGGCGCGGCCAGGCCACCTGCTAGTCGATCGCGGAGTGCTTGAAGTCGGAGCTCCCGCCGATCTGATTCTTTTCACTTTCGGCCCTGCCAGCGGCTTTGCGGTCGAGAGCACTTACGTTTTCGGAGAGCTTATTTCATGA
- a CDS encoding carboxypeptidase regulatory-like domain-containing protein encodes MSVFGCTGKRRLDAPKAKWWSSVLLLAGGLLMLSQTAVGQEVTGTIVGRVTDPTGALLSGAHVNVVNTDTKQTIRSLTTDRNAEFNATLLPIGHYAVHVTSPGFQRYDQAGIELHVSDRLNYTIKMVPGSVDETVTVNADQLQVQTQSAASEQIISGKEVRELSIVNRNFLGLLAILPGVTSTAGSDELTIGGVNPTGSVNSLPYSLNGGRVSANSQLLDGADNLDRGANTTLVNTPSIDAIAEFKVTRGTYSAEYGRNAASQINVITMAGTSQYHGDMYEFFRNDALNANDAMNNHRGIVRPPQRYNDFGGAVGGPAPKLHDTFFFFSEEARRIIMYQTKSGLAPTAAMKLGQFTHPVCTSYSDSAGTKCLTSATSITTPDPIAAEYIKDIFDKIPDGNTSNYTLVSVGRSVYNLHQELARVDHSFSPQESMTVRYIRDAVNTVEPYGYQISASLPGVATTQSSYPGANAMARLTSVLRPTLLNEAAFAFTSGRRYSQPIGLMAKANASDVKVSLPFQSTLGNVPYVTMTGLSAATGYGGYDNYSRNYNAFDNLTYVTGRQTLKFGATWNYYQKTENNGSTNAGSFSFATTSLASGGIGTEQTWANFMLGTHSTFTQTSIDLRPDIRQSQMEFYGQDDYRVLSQLTINAGLRYSLFRQPWDKRDMLTNFDPDRFIAANAPTISTTTPSTVVPGTGDPYNGIIVNNLNSPFGSKVSNESYMTLSPRLGFAWSPLASNTTAVRGGYGLVFDSALTGIYENNIFTNAPFLNNLNVPNTTFANPAAGTATTSIPALRGTPLPSRLPYTQQWSFDIQQQFAKTMLVDIGYYGSKGTHLLGIADINTLKPGLYAQETGITTALSTGTTPNVNRYRPYPGFIGINVVQNQYGSNYNSLQIAVEKRMASGSSLRLAYTWQKTLTDAGTDRNNAPQDHYNPHQEYSVAPFNRRQIFVASWVYRIPYPWKKKTVAHAVFANWQLSGTASFDAGLATQVTSSSGQDPAQLGVLSSGSSVTLRPDKVGDPNKNAAHTLDSWFNTAAYKDVPSGQLRVGNAKPTSMIGPGFQQWDISLSRNMRFTRRFGGQLRVETFNTFNHTNPQGLYTSSDVTTPGSAFGSVSSTREPRRVAVGDEVEFLSGT; translated from the coding sequence ATGAGCGTGTTTGGCTGCACAGGGAAGCGTCGCTTGGATGCCCCAAAGGCGAAGTGGTGGAGCAGCGTGCTTCTCCTGGCGGGTGGTTTGTTGATGTTGTCGCAGACTGCGGTTGGGCAGGAAGTGACAGGCACGATTGTGGGGCGTGTCACCGACCCTACGGGTGCTCTTTTGTCGGGTGCTCACGTCAACGTGGTGAACACCGACACGAAGCAAACCATCCGCTCCCTGACGACAGACCGCAATGCTGAGTTCAATGCGACTCTGTTGCCGATCGGCCACTATGCCGTGCACGTCACCTCGCCTGGTTTTCAGCGATATGACCAGGCAGGTATCGAACTGCACGTCTCCGACCGCCTGAACTACACCATCAAGATGGTTCCCGGTTCGGTGGATGAGACGGTGACGGTGAACGCCGATCAGTTGCAGGTGCAGACGCAGAGCGCAGCCTCTGAACAGATCATCTCCGGCAAGGAAGTGCGCGAGCTTTCCATCGTCAACCGCAACTTCCTTGGCTTGCTGGCGATCCTTCCGGGCGTTACGAGCACGGCGGGGAGCGACGAGCTGACGATCGGAGGCGTGAATCCGACGGGCAGCGTGAACTCTCTGCCGTACTCGCTGAACGGCGGCCGCGTGTCGGCGAACAGTCAGTTGCTGGATGGTGCGGACAACCTTGATCGTGGCGCAAATACGACGCTGGTGAATACGCCTTCCATCGATGCGATTGCAGAATTCAAGGTAACGCGCGGAACCTATAGCGCGGAGTATGGCCGCAATGCTGCTTCGCAGATCAATGTCATCACGATGGCGGGAACGAGCCAGTATCACGGTGATATGTATGAGTTCTTCCGCAATGATGCGTTGAATGCAAACGACGCGATGAACAACCATCGCGGCATTGTTCGGCCACCGCAGCGGTACAACGATTTCGGCGGTGCCGTCGGTGGTCCGGCACCAAAGTTGCACGACACGTTCTTCTTCTTTTCGGAAGAGGCACGTCGCATCATCATGTACCAGACCAAGAGCGGTCTTGCTCCAACCGCTGCGATGAAGTTGGGGCAGTTTACGCATCCTGTATGTACGTCGTATTCGGATTCTGCCGGAACCAAGTGTCTTACCTCGGCCACTTCGATTACCACCCCTGATCCTATTGCCGCCGAATACATCAAGGATATTTTCGATAAGATCCCGGACGGGAATACCTCGAATTACACGCTCGTTTCTGTAGGGCGTTCGGTCTATAACCTGCACCAGGAACTGGCGCGCGTCGACCACTCGTTCTCTCCGCAGGAGTCGATGACGGTTCGCTACATTCGGGATGCGGTCAACACGGTTGAACCGTATGGCTATCAGATTAGTGCCTCACTTCCTGGTGTCGCGACGACGCAATCCTCGTATCCTGGCGCAAACGCGATGGCGCGGCTTACGTCTGTACTTCGTCCGACGCTGCTGAATGAGGCAGCTTTTGCGTTCACTTCAGGACGGCGTTATAGCCAGCCAATCGGCTTGATGGCGAAGGCAAACGCAAGCGACGTGAAGGTTAGCCTTCCATTCCAAAGCACGCTGGGCAATGTGCCTTATGTGACGATGACGGGGCTGAGCGCCGCGACCGGCTACGGCGGGTATGACAATTACAGCCGCAATTACAACGCCTTCGATAACCTCACCTACGTCACCGGACGGCAGACGTTGAAGTTCGGTGCGACCTGGAACTACTACCAGAAGACGGAGAATAACGGCAGTACGAATGCTGGCAGCTTCTCTTTTGCAACGACATCGCTAGCCAGTGGGGGTATCGGGACGGAGCAGACGTGGGCAAACTTTATGCTTGGGACTCACTCTACGTTCACGCAAACCTCGATCGATCTGCGTCCTGACATTCGCCAATCGCAGATGGAGTTCTATGGACAGGATGACTATCGCGTTCTGTCGCAGCTGACGATCAATGCAGGGCTTCGATACTCGTTGTTCCGCCAGCCGTGGGACAAGCGCGACATGCTGACGAACTTCGATCCGGACCGCTTTATCGCGGCGAATGCACCTACGATCAGCACCACAACGCCGTCGACGGTTGTTCCGGGTACGGGCGATCCTTACAACGGCATCATCGTGAATAACCTGAATTCGCCGTTTGGCAGCAAGGTGAGCAATGAGTCCTACATGACGCTGTCGCCGCGCCTAGGTTTTGCGTGGAGCCCGCTCGCGAGCAACACGACGGCTGTTCGTGGCGGCTATGGTCTGGTCTTCGATTCTGCACTGACAGGTATTTATGAAAACAATATCTTTACGAATGCCCCCTTTCTGAACAATCTGAATGTTCCGAATACGACGTTTGCCAATCCCGCAGCCGGAACCGCAACCACGTCTATTCCTGCACTTCGCGGAACACCGTTGCCGTCGCGTCTTCCTTATACGCAGCAGTGGAGCTTTGATATTCAACAGCAGTTTGCGAAGACAATGCTGGTGGATATTGGCTACTACGGATCAAAGGGCACCCATCTGCTGGGTATTGCGGACATCAATACGTTGAAGCCCGGGCTTTATGCGCAGGAGACGGGCATTACTACAGCGCTGAGCACAGGCACTACGCCGAACGTGAATCGTTACCGCCCTTATCCGGGCTTTATCGGAATCAATGTTGTTCAGAACCAGTACGGTTCGAATTACAACTCACTGCAGATAGCGGTAGAGAAGCGCATGGCGAGCGGCTCATCGCTTCGTCTGGCCTACACGTGGCAGAAGACGCTGACGGATGCAGGGACAGACCGCAACAACGCTCCGCAGGACCACTACAACCCACATCAGGAGTACTCGGTGGCTCCGTTCAACCGCCGCCAGATTTTTGTCGCGAGCTGGGTGTACCGCATTCCTTATCCGTGGAAGAAGAAGACGGTCGCTCATGCAGTCTTTGCTAACTGGCAGTTGAGCGGAACCGCAAGCTTCGATGCTGGCCTTGCCACGCAAGTTACATCGAGCAGCGGACAGGACCCTGCACAGCTTGGTGTGTTGAGCTCTGGCAGTTCGGTTACGCTTCGTCCGGATAAGGTTGGCGACCCAAACAAGAACGCGGCTCATACGCTCGACAGCTGGTTCAATACTGCGGCCTATAAGGATGTGCCCTCGGGACAGTTGCGCGTGGGAAATGCGAAGCCGACGTCCATGATCGGGCCGGGGTTCCAGCAGTGGGATATCTCGCTGTCGCGCAACATGCGATTTACGCGCCGCTTCGGTGGACAGCTTCGGGTGGAGACGTTCAACACGTTCAACCACACAAACCCACAGGGGCTTTATACCTCTTCAGATGTAACGACGCCGGGTTCCGCGTTCGGTAGTGTGTCCAGCACCCGCGAGCCACGGCGAGTTGCAGTTGGCGATGAAGTTGAATTTTTAAGTGGAACGTAG
- a CDS encoding LacI family DNA-binding transcriptional regulator produces the protein MARDKKQLPTISDVARLANVSRATVSRAFGRPHLIGEDTVQRVHLAAKELGYQPNQTARALSTGRHTNIAIVVPDVANPFFPPLIRAAQAGADAAGYSVFLGDSDEDAAREHTLMQRLALQVEGFILASSRMPDEQIVELAERRPLVLINRDTPGISRVLIDTAAGISAAVEHLAALGHRLIVYVSGPSASWSDQERRRALKRATKKAGMESLAIGARRATFEAGRQVVAEVRATGATAAITFDDLVAHGLLAGLLENGVSVPQGFSVIGCDDVLGASTFPALTSVSARCDTAGQIAFDLLMKAMQGTDEADVRCVLETRLVVRATTGEARPPQRSTRRR, from the coding sequence GTGGCTCGCGACAAAAAACAACTTCCCACCATCAGCGATGTGGCGCGTCTTGCCAACGTGTCCCGTGCAACGGTGTCGCGCGCCTTCGGGCGTCCTCACCTGATTGGCGAAGATACGGTGCAGCGTGTGCATCTTGCTGCCAAAGAGCTGGGATATCAGCCGAACCAGACGGCCAGGGCGCTCAGCACTGGACGCCATACGAACATCGCCATAGTGGTTCCTGATGTGGCTAACCCCTTTTTCCCGCCGCTGATACGAGCGGCTCAGGCGGGTGCGGACGCCGCCGGATACAGCGTTTTTCTTGGCGATTCTGATGAAGACGCGGCTCGTGAGCACACGTTGATGCAGCGTCTGGCGTTGCAGGTCGAAGGCTTTATTCTGGCCTCATCGCGTATGCCGGATGAGCAGATTGTTGAGCTCGCAGAACGCCGACCTTTGGTGCTGATCAATCGTGATACGCCGGGAATTTCTCGTGTGTTGATCGATACGGCTGCGGGCATCAGCGCTGCTGTGGAGCATCTTGCTGCGCTTGGGCATCGGCTGATCGTGTACGTCAGCGGACCGTCGGCTTCGTGGTCCGACCAGGAGCGTCGTCGGGCGCTGAAGCGTGCCACCAAGAAAGCTGGCATGGAGAGTTTGGCGATCGGAGCTCGTCGAGCGACCTTCGAAGCAGGACGTCAGGTGGTGGCTGAGGTTCGTGCCACGGGCGCGACGGCGGCAATCACCTTCGATGATCTTGTCGCTCACGGCTTGCTTGCGGGCTTGCTGGAGAATGGTGTCTCGGTACCGCAGGGGTTCAGCGTGATTGGCTGCGACGACGTGCTTGGGGCCTCGACGTTTCCAGCACTTACGAGCGTTTCCGCCCGCTGTGACACGGCCGGACAGATCGCCTTCGATCTGCTGATGAAGGCGATGCAGGGTACTGACGAAGCAGATGTCCGCTGCGTGCTTGAGACACGGTTGGTGGTGCGCGCGACGACAGGCGAAGCACGTCCGCCGCAGCGTTCCACTCGTCGTCGCTGA